A region of Pseudomonas putida DNA encodes the following proteins:
- a CDS encoding 2-hydroxy-3-oxopropionate reductase gives MAKIGFIGTGIMGKPMAQNLQKAGHSLFVSTHHDAAPADLIAAGAVALANPKEVAQEAEFIIVMVPDTPQVEAVLFGENGVAEGVGPNKIVIDMSSISPTATKAFAEKIKATGAAYLDAPVSGGEVGAKAATLSIMIGGCPKAFERALPLFEAMGKNITRVGGNGDGQTAKVANQIIVALNIQAVAEALLFAAKNGADPAKVREALMGGFASSKILEVHAERMIKGTFDPGFRINLHQKDLNLALQGAKELGINLPNTSNAQQVFNTCQALGGGNWDHSALIKGLEHMANFSIRDDK, from the coding sequence GCCTGTTCGTTTCCACCCACCACGACGCCGCCCCGGCCGACCTGATCGCCGCTGGCGCGGTGGCCCTGGCCAACCCGAAAGAAGTGGCCCAGGAAGCTGAATTCATCATCGTCATGGTCCCCGACACCCCGCAGGTAGAAGCTGTCCTGTTCGGTGAAAACGGCGTGGCCGAAGGCGTCGGCCCGAACAAGATCGTGATCGACATGAGCTCGATCTCGCCTACCGCCACCAAAGCCTTCGCCGAGAAAATCAAGGCCACCGGCGCCGCCTACCTGGACGCCCCGGTGTCCGGCGGTGAAGTCGGTGCCAAGGCCGCGACCCTGAGCATCATGATCGGCGGCTGCCCAAAAGCCTTCGAGCGCGCCCTGCCGCTGTTCGAAGCCATGGGCAAGAACATCACCCGCGTGGGTGGCAACGGCGACGGCCAGACCGCCAAAGTGGCCAACCAGATCATTGTCGCCCTGAACATCCAGGCCGTTGCCGAAGCGCTGCTGTTCGCCGCCAAGAACGGCGCCGATCCTGCCAAGGTGCGTGAAGCACTGATGGGCGGCTTCGCCTCGTCGAAAATCCTCGAAGTGCACGCCGAGCGCATGATCAAAGGCACCTTCGACCCAGGCTTCCGCATCAACCTGCACCAGAAGGACCTGAACCTGGCCCTGCAAGGCGCCAAGGAACTGGGCATCAACCTGCCCAACACCTCCAACGCCCAGCAAGTGTTCAACACCTGCCAGGCACTGGGCGGCGGCAACTGGGACCACTCGGCGCTGATCAAAGGCCTGGAGCACATGGCCAACTTCTCGATCCGCGACGACAAGTAA